A genomic window from Candidatus Pelagisphaera phototrophica includes:
- the msrA gene encoding peptide-methionine (S)-S-oxide reductase MsrA, giving the protein MTSHLAADDIAGTDKITLGAGCFWCTEAVMERVEGVKSAVSGYMGGHVENPTYRQVVTGETGHAEVAQIHFDPKVISLEEVLDIFWLMHDPTTLNRQGADAGTQYRSAIYYHSNEQKKVAEKSIAKLTESGKFADPIVTEVTQASIFYTAEDYHQEYYELNKNAGYCRYVIHPKLKKLGFED; this is encoded by the coding sequence ATGACCTCACACCTAGCCGCTGACGATATTGCCGGAACCGATAAGATAACCCTAGGAGCGGGCTGCTTCTGGTGCACCGAAGCGGTCATGGAGCGCGTCGAGGGCGTCAAAAGCGCCGTTTCAGGCTACATGGGAGGGCACGTCGAGAACCCCACTTATCGACAGGTCGTTACGGGTGAAACCGGCCACGCCGAGGTTGCCCAGATCCATTTTGACCCAAAAGTGATTTCACTCGAAGAAGTCCTCGATATCTTCTGGCTCATGCACGACCCGACGACTCTTAACCGACAAGGAGCAGATGCGGGAACGCAGTACCGCTCAGCGATCTACTACCACAGCAACGAGCAGAAAAAAGTAGCTGAAAAGTCGATTGCCAAGCTCACCGAATCAGGAAAATTTGCCGACCCAATCGTCACCGAAGTCACCCAGGCAAGCATCTTTTATACGGCCGAAGATTATCATCAGGAGTACTACGAGCTCAATAAAAACGCGGGCTACTGCCGTTATGTCATCCATCCCAAGCTTAAAAAGCTAGGATTTGAGGACTAG
- a CDS encoding sulfatase family protein: MRLALCIISLVGAAAIAADRPNIVWMVSEDNSKHWLRLYEEGGAAMPNIEKLAENGLVFQNAFSNAPVCSVARSTLITGSYAPRIAAQYHRRAAMAPMPEGLRMFPHYLREAGYYTTNNSKTDYNLSDKGMWDESSNKATYRNRDSEQPFFHVQNFGRTHEGQLHFTEEFMEENATETDPHGIKVFPYHPDTPVFRYTYAKFQDHHIETDAQMGEFLARLKDDGVADDTIVFYYGDHGGVLPRGKGYAYESGLNVPLVVHAPEKWRHLLPVNAGRSVDGFVSFIDFGPTVLNLAGVDVPETMDGMPFLGEGVTARDLIRRDEAFGYADRFDEKYDLVRTFRKGKYKYIRNYQPFNFDGLFNDYRYKMLAYREWYAMYQAGELNAVQSQFFEPREAEALYDIEKDPHETNNLADDPKSASVLRDLRQRLTNQVKEISDLSFLPEPAMLSEALSNPVQFGRENQDRIGKLVDTANLSLLPFAKAKSGIAKAFKSNDPWVRYWGAIVCSSFGKEASSFSETAKNLVKNDGDNLVRVRAAEFLALIGAVKPQKAIYLSLKNAESEVEANLILNTVTLLQDGQPGYEFNINPGIFPKEWRSNVRGNVSRRLAYFTGE, from the coding sequence ATGAGACTAGCGCTTTGCATCATTTCTCTAGTCGGCGCCGCTGCCATAGCGGCAGACCGGCCCAACATCGTCTGGATGGTTTCCGAGGACAACTCCAAGCACTGGCTTCGCCTCTACGAAGAGGGAGGGGCGGCGATGCCAAACATTGAAAAGCTGGCGGAGAACGGGCTCGTTTTTCAGAACGCCTTCTCAAATGCTCCGGTTTGCTCAGTTGCCCGGAGCACGCTCATTACGGGATCTTATGCGCCGCGAATCGCCGCTCAGTACCACCGGCGAGCTGCCATGGCTCCGATGCCCGAAGGTCTGCGGATGTTTCCTCATTATCTGCGCGAAGCGGGCTACTACACGACTAACAACAGTAAGACAGACTACAATTTGAGCGACAAAGGAATGTGGGATGAGTCGTCCAACAAAGCGACCTACCGAAACCGGGATTCCGAGCAGCCTTTTTTTCATGTGCAGAACTTTGGGAGAACGCATGAAGGGCAGTTGCATTTCACCGAAGAATTCATGGAGGAGAACGCGACCGAAACCGATCCGCACGGCATCAAAGTTTTTCCTTACCATCCGGACACGCCAGTCTTCCGCTACACTTACGCCAAATTTCAGGATCATCACATCGAGACGGATGCCCAAATGGGGGAATTCCTGGCTCGGTTAAAGGACGACGGCGTTGCCGATGATACGATCGTTTTCTATTATGGGGACCATGGAGGGGTGCTGCCGCGTGGAAAGGGCTACGCTTACGAAAGTGGCCTGAACGTGCCACTTGTTGTCCATGCCCCCGAAAAATGGAGACACTTGCTGCCAGTGAATGCAGGGAGAAGCGTGGACGGGTTTGTGAGCTTTATCGATTTTGGGCCGACCGTGCTGAATCTGGCAGGTGTGGATGTGCCAGAGACGATGGATGGGATGCCTTTTTTGGGAGAAGGGGTTACGGCTCGGGACCTCATTCGCCGAGACGAGGCCTTTGGCTACGCGGACCGTTTCGATGAAAAGTACGATTTGGTCAGGACCTTTCGAAAAGGAAAATACAAGTACATTCGCAATTACCAGCCCTTCAATTTCGATGGCTTGTTCAACGACTACCGATACAAGATGCTGGCCTACAGAGAGTGGTACGCGATGTACCAAGCGGGCGAACTAAACGCAGTGCAAAGTCAGTTTTTTGAGCCACGTGAGGCAGAGGCTCTATACGATATTGAAAAGGATCCGCACGAGACCAATAATCTGGCCGACGATCCTAAATCTGCGAGCGTATTGAGGGATTTGAGACAGCGCCTAACAAATCAGGTCAAGGAAATCTCGGATCTCAGCTTTTTACCGGAACCCGCCATGCTTTCAGAGGCCTTGTCGAACCCAGTCCAGTTTGGGCGAGAAAATCAAGATCGGATCGGCAAGCTCGTTGATACGGCTAATTTGAGTCTACTTCCCTTTGCCAAAGCGAAAAGCGGGATCGCAAAAGCGTTCAAATCGAATGACCCTTGGGTACGGTACTGGGGAGCGATTGTTTGCAGCTCTTTTGGCAAGGAAGCGTCGAGCTTTTCCGAAACCGCAAAAAATCTCGTTAAGAATGACGGTGATAATCTGGTTAGAGTCAGAGCGGCTGAGTTCCTCGCTTTGATCGGTGCCGTAAAACCCCAAAAGGCAATTTACTTGTCGTTGAAAAATGCGGAATCGGAAGTGGAGGCGAACCTCATTCTAAATACGGTGACCTTGCTTCAAGATGGCCAGCCCGGATACGAATTTAATATCAATCCAGGCATTTTTCCGAAGGAATGGCGCTCTAACGTGCGAGGTAATGTAAGTCGCCGACTGGCCTATTTTACGGGCGAATAA
- a CDS encoding cupin domain-containing protein, translated as MSKRYKISHLADIEAAPCPCGFSRRAFMDDDNEIASIHLVDIKKDSQTHYHKKLTEIYLVLEGEGQIELDGELFPLKPMTAVLIRPGCKHRAVGEMKIVNIPIPKFDPEDEWFD; from the coding sequence ATGAGCAAACGATACAAGATCTCCCACCTCGCCGACATTGAAGCCGCTCCCTGTCCCTGCGGATTTTCCCGCCGTGCGTTCATGGACGATGACAACGAAATCGCATCCATCCACCTCGTTGACATTAAGAAGGATTCACAAACGCATTACCACAAGAAGCTAACCGAGATCTATCTGGTCCTCGAGGGCGAAGGCCAGATCGAGCTCGACGGGGAGCTGTTTCCCCTCAAGCCCATGACCGCCGTCCTCATCCGCCCCGGATGTAAACACCGTGCCGTAGGTGAAATGAAAATCGTCAACATCCCCATCCCCAAATTCGACCCCGAAGACGAGTGGTTCGACTGA